One segment of Salvia splendens isolate huo1 chromosome 20, SspV2, whole genome shotgun sequence DNA contains the following:
- the LOC121782641 gene encoding (+)-sabinene synthase, chloroplastic-like, translated as MSTISMHISILNKPVKSPHGLHRRASKARCISHTSPAALLNARCSTQLEEDHQIRRSGNYEPSLWDFSYIQSLNTPYKEETHLNREAELIVQVKRLLHDKKEVVHQLELIDDLKYLGLSYFFQDEIKEILGSIYIDNTCFQTNEADGQKDLYFTALGFRILRQHGFDVPQDVFDCFKNKKGSDFKASLGHDTKGMLQLYEASFLLREGEDTLELARQFSTKCLQKKLDEDGGDEIDENLLSWIRHSLDLPLHWRVQRLEARWFLDAYARRPDKNPLIFELAKLEFNIMQGTYQQELKEIWRWWSNTGFAEKLPFARDRIVESFFWGVGMFEPHQYGSQRKMAAIFIMLITVLDDIYDVYGTLDELQLFTDIIGRWDSESITQLPYYMQLFYLALNNYVSEVAYDVLKEQHFICIPYLQKSWIDLVGTYLKEAKWYNNGYTPSLEEYLNNAKTSIGSPNLISQLYFTFANGDDKTAIDSLYQYHNILYLAGRISRLADDLGTSQHELQRGDVPKAIQCYMRDINASEEEARDHVRSLIGEAWKEMNTEVAAGCPFPDDLVAAAANLGRAAQFIYLEGDGHGVQHSGIHQQMGGLLFQPYA; from the exons ATGTCTACCATTAGCATGCATATATCTATCCTTAACAAGCCAGTAAAGTCTCCCCATGGCTTGCATAGGAGAGCCTCAAAGGCGCGGTGTATCTCTCATACTTCACCAGCGGCTCTCCTCAATGCTCGTTGCTCCACACAACTAGAAGAAGATCATCAAATCCGACGCTCTGGAAACTACGAGCCTTCCCTCTGGGATTTCAGTTACATTCAGTCTCTCAACACTCCGTACAAG GAGGAGACACACTTGAATAGGGAAGCTGAGTTGATTGTGCAAGTGAAGAGGTTGCTACATGATAAAAAGGAGGTTGTTCATCAATTGGAGTTGATTGATGACTTGAAATATCTTGGACTATCTTATTTCTTTCAGGATGAGATTAAGGAGATTTTGGGTTCTATATATATTGATAACACATGTTTCCAAACTAATGAAGCAGATGGTCAAAAGGATTTGTATTTCACCGCTCTTGGATTCAGAATTCTCAGACAACATGGTTTCGATGTTCCCCAAG ATGTCTTTGATTGTTTCAAGAACAAGAAGGGTAGCGATTTCAAGGCAAGCCTTGGTCACGACACGAAAGGAATGTTACAACTTTATGAAGCATCATTCCTATTGAGAGAAGGTGAAGATACATTGGAGCTAGCAAGGCAATTTTCCACAAAATGTCTGCAGAAAAAGCTTGACGAGGATGGTGGCGATGAAATTGACGAAAATCTATTATCGTGGATTCGCCACTCTTTGGATCTTCCTCTTCACTGGAGGGTTCAAAGACTTGAGGCAAGATGGTTCTTAGATGCTTACGCGAGAAGGCCAGACAAGAATCCACTCATCTTCGAGCTTGCGAAACTCGAATTCAATATCATGCAAGGAACATATCAACAGGAATTAAAAGAAATCTGGAG GTGGTGGAGTAATACAGGCTTTGCTGAAAAACTACCATTTGCAAGGGATAGGATTGTGGAATCCTTCTTTTGGGGAGTTGGAATGTTTGAGCCTCATCAGTATGGATCTCAGAGAAAAATGGCTGCAATATTTATTATGCTGATAACAGTTCTAGATGATATTTATGATGTGTATGGCACATTAGATGAGCTGCAACTTTTTACAGACATCATTGGGAG ATGGGACAGTGAATCCATAACCCAACTACCATATTACATGCAACTGTTTTATTTGGCACTCAACAACTATGTTTCAGAGGTGGCGTACGATGTTCTCAAAGAGCAACATTTCATTTGTATCCCTTATCTACAAAAATCG TGGATAGATTTGGTTGGAACATATTTGAAAGAGGCAAAGTGGTACAACAATGGATATACACCAAGCCTGGAAGAATATCTCAACAACGCCAAGACTTCAATAGGGTCTCCTAATTTAATATCGCAACTCTATTTCACATTTGCAAACGGAGATGACAAAACGGCCATCGACAGCTTGTACCAATATCACAACATACTTTACTTAGCAGGAAGGATTTCAAGGCTTGCTGATGATCTTGGCACATCTCAG CACGAGCTGCAGAGAGGGGACGTGCCGAAAGCAATCCAGTGTTACATGAGGGATATAAATGCTTCGGAGGAGGAGGCGCGTGACCATGTGAGGTCTCTGATTGGGGAGGCGTGGAAGGAGATGAACACGGAGGTGGCGGCTGGTTGTCCGTTTCCGGATGATTTGGTCGCAGCCGCGGCTAATCTTGGAAGAGCGGCGCAGTTTATATATCTCGAAGGGGATGGTCACGGCGTGCAACACTCAGGAATACATCAACAGATGGGTGGCTTGCTGTTTCAGCCATATGCCTGA
- the LOC121781913 gene encoding ankyrin repeat-containing protein NPR4-like, whose protein sequence is MKRLVTTSSGRQVYGPKWQNIEGKDEIERDAGDHLVSIKSSTIADHVSDEDISVNQAWKESMYKAALEGDWEAAGVVLARHPTLARDHITEERDRALHVAVAREHEEFVRKLVQNMSPDDVALLDGHGYTACCYAAVSGEIRIADLIFQRNPNLSASRDINGATPLHKAALHGNKEMVSYLLKWTKVEDLSRGEWFDLLVNVICCKMYGVALELLERDGPLATMRNEQGTALHHLARHEVEDVKRSRFKAIVLDLLLVHSELIGERMFGAMQPDLCSLAEKIWTEIQKLERLRVLELIKNPPILHDAAKVGNVELITMLTSTYPDLLWDIDSDGYTIFHIAVIYRQEIVFGLIHETGAAKHFIAISQDQNGDNILHLAAKLAHPNARRIVTESTIEMQREIVWFMEVEAIVPPPCLEMRNKEGKTPQELFSKEHESLQEKAETWMRNAAHSCMLIATILLTLVFAAAFQVPGGNEDSGLPVHIKRNWFTCFIIFEAVAMFSATMSITVCWSVMTSSFEEDQFMQILPNLLKLGLIILVISLVASISAFVSAYFLVFVGARALLVKFVILLVYIVLVYAVLYQFDKIWLNVILPGYLAQKLSTPVWRRRRMTGNKKP, encoded by the exons ATGAAGAGACTGGTGACCACGAGCAGCGGCCGGCAAGTCTACGGCCCAAAATGGCAGAACATCGAAGGAAAAGACGAGATCGAGAGGGACGCCGGCGATCATTTGGTTTCCATTAAATCATCTACAATAGCCGATCATGTTTCTGATGAAGATATTAGCGTAAATCAAGCATGGAAAG AATCTATGTACAAAGCTGCACTAGAAGGTGATTGGGAAGCAGCCGGTGTAGTTCTTGCACGACACCCGACTTTAGCTCGTGATCACATAACGGAAGAGAGGGACCGAGCTCTGCATGTAGCGGTTGCAAGGGAGCACGAGGAATTCGTGCGAAAACTGGTCCAAAATATGAGCCCAGACGACGTGGCATTGCTAGATGGACATGGCTACACGGCTTGTTGCTACGCGGCTGTATCGGGAGAAATACGGATTGCAGACCTAATCTTTCAGAGAAATCCGAATCTGAGTGCTTCGCGCGACATAAATGGCGCAACGCCTTTGCATAAGGCTGCATTGCACGGAAACAAAGAGATGGTTTCGTATCTTCTGAAATGGACTAAAGTTGAAGATTTGTCTAGAGGAGAATGGTTTGATCTTTTGGTCAATGTTATATGTTGCAAAATGTATG GTGTGGCTCTAGAATTATTGGAAAGGGATGGACCTCTTGCTACTATGAGAAATGAACAAGGAACAGCATTGCATCACTTAGCCAGACACGAAGTTGAAGATGTGAAGCGCTCCCGTTTCAAAGCCATAGTACTCGATTTGCTTCTCGTACATAGTGAACTAATCG gAGAACGGATGTTTGGAGCAATGCAACCAGATCTATGCTCATTAGCAGAGAAAATATGGACCGAAATCCAGAAATTAGAGCGGCTTCGTGTGCTCGAGCTTATCAAGAACCCTCCGATCCTTCATGATGCAGCGAAAGTAGGGAACGTCGAGCTTATAACTATGCTTACCAGCACTTACCCCGATCTTTTATGGGACATAGACAGCGACGGGTATACTATATTCCACATCGCTGTCATATATCGACAAGAAATTGTGTTCGGACTCATTCACGAAACAGGAGCTGCAAAACATTTTATTGCAATCTCACAAGACCAAAATGGTGACAATATTTTGCATTTAGCTGCCAAGTTAGCACATCCAAATGCAAGGAGGATCGTCACCGAATCCACTATTGAAATGCAAAGGGAGATAGTGTGGTTTATG GAAGTTGAGGCGATTGTCCCACCACCGTGTTTGGAGATGAGAAACAAGGAGGGGAAGACTCCACAAGAGTTATTCTCAAAGGAGCACGAGAGCTTGCAAGAGAAGGCAGAAACATGGATGCGCAACGCAGCACATTCATGCATGCTGATAGCCACCATTTTGCTTACATTAGTGTTCGCGGCTGCATTTCAAGTTCCGGGAGGAAACGAAGACTCTGGGCTTCCGGTGCACATAAAGAGGAATTGGTTCACATGTTTCATTATTTTTGAAGCAGTCGCCATGTTTAGCGCGACAATGTCCATCACTGTGTGCTGGTCGGTCATGACATCCAGCTTTGAAGAAGATCAGTTTATGCAGATATTACCGAATCTATTGAAACTTGGACTTATCATCCTCGTCATCTCTCTTGTCGCCTCCATCTCTGCCTTCGTGTCGGCCTACTTTCTGGTCTTCGTTGGAGCAAGGGCATTGCTTGTTAAATTTGTTATTCTTTTGGTTTATATTGTGCTTGTTTACGCAGTTCTCTATCAGTTCGATAAGATATGGCTTAACGTCATCCTTCCTGGATATCTAGCTCAGAAGCTTTCTACACCGGTATGGCGTAGGCGTCGTATGACCGGAAACAAGAAACCCTAG
- the LOC121781281 gene encoding uncharacterized protein LOC121781281 — protein MDNILHSTSTQPGSLQTATSTTGNRSDGDSMYEAVLEGDWEAIEKLLERAPSLAFVEINERGDRALHLAAAMGNEEIVRELVERISSCDDLALLDGRGCTACCYAAISGDVEVADIMLRKNPCLVTARDKNNATPLHKAAFCGNKEMVSYFLKSTKVEDFSNQEWFDILLLLVRTRMYDVGLELLEKNVSLATMRNEEGTVLHALARQDISHFRANRRILDSRHVKKATMKGVPRRQIEGVMQPDLQLLAEKVWTEVQRLDRARVRDLMKNPLILHDAARFGNVELITMLTRDYPNLIWETDSDGYTIFHVAVMYRRENVFRLIYSFGAFKHLLATSQDQNGDHILHLAAK, from the exons ATGGATAACATTCTTCATTCAACTTCAACCCAACCAGGATCATTGCAGACTGCTACATCAACTACAG GAAATCGTTCAGATGGCGATTCCATGTACGAGGCTGTCCTAGAAGGCGACTGGGAAGCTATTGAGAAGCTTCTAGAAAGAGCCCCGTCCCTAGCTTTTGTTGAAATAAACGAGAGGGGCGATAGAGCTCTCCATCTTGCTGCTGCGATGGGGAACGAGGAAATTGTACGAGAGCTGGTGGAGCGCATAAGCTCGTGCGATGACTTAGCATTGCTAGACGGGCGCGGATGCACAGCGTGTTGCTATGCAGCTATCTCGGGGGACGTTGAAGTTGCTGATATAATGCTGAGAAAGAATCCGTGTTTGGTGACTGCGCGTGACAAAAATAACGCCACGCCCCTCCATAAGGCAGCTTTCTGTGGGAATAAGGAAATGGTCTCTTATTTTCTCAAATCTACTAAGGTTGAAGATTTTTCAAACCAAGAATGGTTTGATATCTTGTTGCTCCTTGTACGGACAAGAATGTATG ATGTGGGTTTAGAACTATTAGAGAAGAATGTATCTCTGGCTACAATGAGGAATGAAGAAGGAACCGtcttgcatgcattggcacgaCAGGATATTTCACACTTCCGCGCTAATAGAAGAATATTAGATAGTCGTCATGTGAAAAAGGCTACCATGAAAGGCGTACCAA GGCGCCAAATTGAAGGAGTGATGCAACCCGATCTTCAGTTGTTAGCTGAGAAGGTATGGACCGAGGTTCAAAGACTGGATCGGGCAAGAGTGCGTGATCTAATGAAAAATCCTTTGATTCTTCACGACGCGGCTAGGTTTGGGAATGTCGAGCTTATAACAATGCTTACTCGGGATTACCCTAATCTGATTTGGGAAACAGATAGCGACGGGTATACCATATTTCATGTTGCTGTAATGTATCGAAGAGAAAATGTGTTTAGACTAATTTACTCTTTTGGAGCTTTCAAACATCTTCTTGCAACCTCACAAGATCAAAATGGCGACCACATTTTGCATCTAGCAGCAAAATGA
- the LOC121782676 gene encoding ankyrin repeat-containing protein ITN1-like produces MWMRNTADSCMLIATIMLTVVFTAAFTVPGGNNKDGLPALLHKSWFTCFVIFEALALFGSTLSIIVFWSIMTSSFEESQFLNTLPTQMKVGLIGLLISLVGSISTFMSAYFLMFVSVRGWLVKLVIIDVYVTVLLAIGIEIVKLLLNTNLQRFLSELVPRATPENLVRPVLRMKH; encoded by the coding sequence ATGTGGATGAGAAACACGGCAGATTCGTGTATGCTAATTGCCACTATCATGCTTACCGTCGTCTTCACAGCCGCCTTCACTGTGCCGGGAGGAAACAACAAGGACGGCTTGCCAGCACTACTCCACAAGAGTTGGTTCACATGTTTCGTTATTTTTGAAGCGTTGGCTTTGTTTGGGTCGACGCTTTCTATCATAGTGTTCTGGTCGATCATGACATCGAGCTTCGAAGAAAGCCAATTCTTGAATACATTACCTACGCAGATGAAAGTCGGACTAATTGGGTTGTTGATATCTCTTGTTGGCTCCATCTCGACATTCATGTCAGCATATTTCTTGATGTTTGTTTCTGTGAGAGGGTGGCTTGTTAAGTTGGTTATCATTGATGTTTATGTGACGGTTCTTCTAGCGATTGGGATCGAGATTGTCAAGTTGTTGCTCAACACAAACCTTCAGCGGTTTCTCTCTGAGTTGGTGCCCCGTGCCACACCAGAGAACCTGGTAAGACCGGTGCTACGGATGAAGCACTGA